In Mytilus trossulus isolate FHL-02 chromosome 10, PNRI_Mtr1.1.1.hap1, whole genome shotgun sequence, the DNA window CTGGTGACTGGCTACCTTGTTGTCTTTCTGTCGTTATTAACAAATTGATGCTTTAAACGgagaatattttcttttgtttgtgcTCAAAATCATAAGTGAAAAATCTAACAAATCGTACTTGCTGGGCtggttattttattgtttgtattatACGCTTCTGGTGCAGGCATTTGTCCTGAGTTATAACAGTTAAGTGTATCAAAAGATGCGGGGATTAGTCACTTTTTTGTCCCTCAAGTTTAGTATTTCAATAATGTTAGTTCaaatgtgtcaattttaatacattttgtagatCAATGATTACAAGTGATTTATCTGCAGCAGTGAGATACGatttacattattttgaatGCATTGCATAATATTACCTCTTTACCATATTCATGTACCAACAATTGTTCCATGCCTGATTTCGATTGCATGGATTTGATGCATTCGTTTGCTTGTAACACATCcctttttggtatcttttgctgACCTTTTGTAGCAATAACTAATTAAACATGCAAGACTATTaatcatttttaacaaatactAGTGCTGACATATTTAACGTATCTGTGCATGTAGTAATCAAGCATCAAGCTGTTGTGTCTGAGTAAGCGTTCCGGATTAATCTAGATGAGCACTAAGACACAGGAGATTACTGTTCACTTATATCTACAATCACACCAATTTGATGATACTGGACTAGTACACGTTGTCTGAACTGAGACACGTAGTCTGAACTAGTACACGTTGTTATCTGCTGGAGTCGTTATGACTTGTCGTATAGCCACCAAACATCCAGTAGTCCGTCCTTATcactaatatatatttatatcatgcCTTTCTTGAACATTCTAATTCGTGAATTTCGCAAtgtatttttcagttttaaagGACAAAGTTGATATATGAGGAGGATTGTGCTATTTCACTTTTGTTGCATATTGCTTCCTATGTATTTACGTATCGTTAGAAAAGTCTGTATGGTACTTCGTGTACACTTGTTCATATACAATcgtcaaaaaaacttttatacatatataagcgtatcttatttttttcaggagAAATTGAGACATTAAGTTGAGGATGTATTGAAATATAGAGTTAGATGCGCAAATTTTCTGTGATATCAATATAAATTTGCTGATTATCTGTAATACAGAGTTAGATGTGCTATTTATCTGTGATACCAGAACTAGTCTTACCATTGCATCTGTCTTTTCAGAactcttatatataaaaactcCTATACAGACAGTGCAGAATATCTAAACATTTGTAGGAACACCtatcatatatgtatatgattaaattatttcattaatatGATAGTATTGCATAGCAATTTGAATACATTGATGGCCTCCTTTAAATGACATGGATTattagaaataaacataattttggTATGTATATTCGATGCTTAATATTTCACATTACCTTTTTGCTATAGAAAAATGAATGATCCtttgaaaacattgaaatttcatgaatattttttatgaaatcttaGTTGGATGAGGACTCAGTGTCACATAGATACACATGTTACAACAATTTGTTGCAATTATTAAATGCTTGCcattttgtatgcatttattaaatagtttatgaatattttttattttataatacttATATTTTTAGAAGTTTATATATCCTATATTAGTTTTCTATATAATTTACATGCTTATTACATGCAATATTTATGACTTTATATAGTTTTATTCGTGTGAAAGCACCGTactgtgatattgaaaaataaaatgttgcaATATCTTGATCATAGTTTTCGTtcatattaaaattcattataaCAAGTGTCATCGCATTAGACACAGTCGTGTAGAATGTCTTTTACAAAAACCATTCATGTTTTACACTCAAGAATAAAAGCCTCACGTTAACATTTGGTATTTGAAATCTTAGTATAGTTTACCTATCGTTTATATCAGTTTTTTATTGGAAATTataatgaatttgttttatgtattattgaGTTGCTTTTCAACAGATCAAAACATGATActtaaataaacaaatctaTATATGTGAGGACGGGAAGATATGATGTCAATAAGAATCTTATGTCATgccaaaacaacaaatgtagcTGGAATTTTTTGACgaatcaaatatttgaaatatccaTGTAACCAACCCTGGGCAGACAAGTCTCTGTATTTATTAAGCACCGGTACTGCGTAATCTTTTGAAAGAGTTGTTCGGAGTACAAAgatatttcttcaaatatggATAAAAATATCCTTGTACTACGAACATGATCCTACATCATATACATATTCTTGCTTAATATTTGCAACAGATATATGTCTGTTACATGTAGAAGTTTTTTAACGGCACATGTAAACAATACCGTACCTTAAATTTATTAAAGCAAGAGTTCCATatgttgaagttgaaattatctcttcgtaaattttacggacgccatcacgagttggttgaccgttgaccgtttcacaaatgatatcggatatgttcttaACGTCGTagctacaatccccttccttttcatgaatgtgacctatcgaATTAGACTTACCGTATTTGTTAtttcataagcaacacgacgtatgccacatgtgaagcaagatctgcttaccctttcagAGCATCTGAGACCATCCCttgtttttagtggggttcacgttgtttattgtttagttttctatgttgcgtcatatgtctgtttgtccttttcctttttagccttggcgttgtcagttatttTTCGATTCATGTccgtctggtatctttcgccctctTTTAATATGAATGTATTGTGTTTACAAATCAACATTGGTAAATTCTATATTAGCAATGATATTATTGACCACATCCATTAtccaattgttttgttgttatacGCCTTTGATTCATAACTTCAAACATTCAAAGGGTACCTgaagtattatatatatcttacaGCAAATCGCCACTCGTCGTCCGTCAAAAGATTGTTTTAGATGAAAATATATGGACTCTGTACGGAAACAACCCGACCATTAACCAAGCCTAAATAGAACTTTCCCCCGAAGAGTCGACACTATAAAAGTATTAactgtttaaacatatttttacgtGCAAAGGGGAGTAATTGGAATAACTTGGAATATTTTACCGTCAGGGAATAAAAGTGTACCAGTACTTGTTTTCCGTAATTAAGATGCCCTACTTACTCAGGTCAATGTATCTGAACAGTGTGATTGCACAAAacacagtatcaactgaacatactgtCCCAAACTGAGGGATGAATCagttgtagaaaaatatgaaataattttacatacagtttaaaataatgttttgaaaattgtttaaatttcgAGTTTTCTAAATACAAATTCAAGCTCAAAAGACGAACATGGGTACACTGTTTTACAAAGCACTATCAAAGTGTGTCGATTTTCAGGCTGAAGAAGATATGTGAAAAAACATTGACCGTTTCACACGTGGATCTGTTAAACAATCAACTTCAAGATCAACTTAAGCAATTGACTGACAGCAGTAAAATCATATGTCCAAAATGTACAAGACCTTGCAGAACAAAAGGAACTTTTTGCAAGACAGGCAATCATTGGGTTCATCACAGTTGTCAAAAGCTATCTGCCATCGAAATAGAGCAAGTGGAAGGCTCGGACGATACAGACACCTATTATACATGCAAGTTATGCGATACACCACTAAAGCAAGTAAGGGGCAAGGAAAGTATTGAGGAGTCGTTAGCCGAAACCTTACTAATGGAGGAAGTCGAAATTAGAAAAGAGCAATTACAGATTGATTATCAGGAACAAGCACAACAATGCCCAAAGTGTGAAAAATCTATGGAAAGAATAGGCTCTGACGTATGCTCAACTTGTAACAGACAATGTCACATGCAATGTATGGAATATATCAACGAGGAACCCCAATGCTATATATGCACAGCCGCCTCAAGGCAAGACAATCAGACAGATGTGGAATCATCACCTACACAGACTGTCAATATGACCATGCAGCAACCAGCAAAAAGCCAAAAAGAAGACACAACAACTGCACATAAGGACGCAAAATACAGTGAACTGCGTGCaaaggaaataaaattaaaaaaaatggaagatCAGGTCAAACTACGAGAAAAGGCGGCCCAAGAAGCAAATAACAACAGAACAAAACTGGAATCAAGGTGCCAAGAATTAGAAGCAAGGAACCACGAACTGGAACACACAATCAAGACGCTAGTCCGTAGAATAGAAAGTCTTGAGGTGCAACAAGTGGCAAATGGACAAGTCAATGAGAAGCAACACCACTCACCAAGCGAAACAAGTAATCAGAATAGCAGACATGACAATAACAGCAATGATATGGCTGAATACTTCAACCAAAGATTCAAGCGGCTGCACAGGAAGCTTACAGATGTTGTATTCGACTGTATTGACAAACACATAGACAACATGCAACTGGATGAGACTACTCTTAGAAGAGAAGACAAGCCAAACATCTCTGTCAACCACAAAACGGAAGAGGCCAAAACTATATCTGCCGACTACTCGCCAAGAACAATAACAAACTACCAAACTAAACTCCACGGAATACCTCTAATATACAGCCATCCAAACAAGAAGGCTGCTACAGGAACATGTCAACAGAAATCTGATAACACCCAAAAGATATGGAATGGAACAAAAAAGGCACATGCACAACACCCTGGTCCAAGTGCACCATTACCACCAAGACAACACTACTATGTCAGAAGACTGGAGTCACAAATCCCTCCAACGCACCATCCTTTTAATCAACAACCGTTATACAACATGGCAACAGGTGCAGCTTGTGGAAACAACCCTTTTTTAGTGCTGAGCAATCCCCAACGAAACAACATCAACCAATTTTAGACACTAAGGACAAATCCATCAGCATAGCCTCATACAActgcaaaaatatcaaaacatgtgGACACTCCATTAGCGACATTCTACAAGAAAATGACATCATCTTAATTCAGGAACATTGGCTTTTTCATTCTCAAATACATATGATCTCTGATATCAACTGTAACGTAAACTTTGCAGCCAAGGGGGTGGATATGAACGAACCAATTCTTCCAGTATCCATGCCCAGAGGAAACGGTGGTGTGGGAATCATTTGGaacacaaatataaatcatttcatTAGGCCTCTTGACGACGGATCGGAAAAAATACAGTGTATTGAACTTGAGAACTCGGTTAGGCGAATACTGGTTGTTAGCGTGTATCTACCATCAAACGGGAGCAAAAACCATCAAATAGAATATCAAGAGTGCATAGACGAACTGCACGAGATATGCCAAAAATACATCAGTACTCACCACATTGTTATAGGTGGAGACATTAACGAAGACCTTAATGCTGGAAAACCAACAAACCAGAGAAAGGAGTACCTGAAGAAATTTATAAACGAAACTGAattgaaatttgataacattggaaatacatttataaactcgAAGGGGTGTGAATGCTCTGAAATTGACTACTTCCTACACAACATAACACCAGACATACTAGGGAAGGGAAAGTCAATCCTCAAATGCCAAACCAACGCATCAGACCATTATCCAATCAGTATGAGTATAAACTGGGAGCATGAGAAACTTGATATGAACCAAAAAACCCGTCCGAAATCCAAAATTAAATGGGATAAGGTAGACAAGGATCTGTATAAAGCAATAACAGACAAAGAGGCACTGAAGCTGCAAGAAGCAATTATTACAGATTCATTAGAGTCACAAGAAGTAGTTGAGCGGATGAATGATATACTTACAACAGCCTCCCAAAACTCATcaggaaataaaacaatttatcaatCAAGACCAAAGCTCAAAGTATGGAATAGTGACATAAAGAACGCCTTAAAGGAAAAACGGTTTACGTACAACGAATGGCAAAAAGGTGGGAGACCAAACGACCCAGCAAATCCCCTTACACTCAAGAAAAAGCAAGGAAAAAAGGAATTTAGGAAAGCAGTACGCATAGCAGTAGCAAGGCAACTGGAGGCAGAAAAAGAGAGCATCATGGAAGCAAGATCTAATAACATGGAGGTCTTCCACAAACTAGTTCAAAAGAACCGCAGGAAGGGAATTGAACACATACAGGATATACACGTTAATGGCGCCACATACTCGGGAGACAAAGTTATAGAAGGATTTAAGGAACACTTCTGTACCCTGTCTACACTTAAAGAAGAGGCCTTCAGCAACCCGGAGTACCACTCCCAAGTGGAAATGGAAATAAGCAATATCTGCAAACTGGTAGACCAAGAAACGATACGCCCTGTCATAGAAAATGATGTCCGTAAAGCTATTTCTACaataaatagaaacaaatcCGCAGACTACCATAATATAACCATCGAACATTTCATATATGCTGGAGATAATATCTTATCCGCCCTTACTCAACTCATCAACATCATATTCTCAGAAGGAGATACCAACAATTCTGAAAATAGGACTGCTTTCTCCTGTATTTAAGAACAAAGGCAGCAAAAATGATGCATTAAACTACCGAGGAATAACTATTTTACCCGTAGAGAGCAAGATAATTGAGGCCATCATTAGAGATCGGATACAACCAAAAGTACAGAAGGTGCAAAACCCAACTCAAAGAGGATTCACCAAAGGATCCTCCCCGATGAATGCAGCCCTACCTGTGGAGGAAATGTACCGAATTCTCCCggaaaaaaagcaaaacggTCACCTAGTCTTGTTGGACGCAAAAGCTGCCTTTGACACTGTGGTGCACTCACACCTATTCCGCAGGGTATATCATGCTGGGATTCAAGACAGGACATGGACAATCATTAGGAGTCTTCATCAAAACGCTGAAAGTAGCATAAAATGGTCCGGAAAAACATCAGAGCGTTTCACAGTAGGCATGGGTGTCAGGCAAGGAGGCATACTGAGTACAGACCTGTACAAATTATACATCAACCCTCTGTTAGACCACTTCCAAAATACAACCTACGGCATGACTATAGGGAATATCAACACAAACAACACCGGATGTGCAGATGATATCGCAATATTGAGTACGCAATCAACTGATGCTCAAATTATGGTCAACATGGCCCTTGATTTTGCCAACTCAGAAGGATACCAGCTGCAGCCAAAGAAGAGTGTAGTAATTAAAATAAGCGGAAACAGCAATAACACCAAAATGGAAGAAGACAACCTGATGATGGGTAACACACCTATGCCTAATGTCGAGCAGGCTACACACCTTGGGATCATCAGAACTACAACTCGGAAGAACAATATACAAAGTAACACCAACGAAAATATAACAAAGGCAAGAAGGAGTGCATACAGCCTACTTGGAGCCGGGTTCCATGGACACAATGGCTTGGACCCTGAATCGCTACTGCATATCTACAAGACGTATATACTCCCTGTCCTACTATACGGAATGGAACTACTAACCCCATCCGGTAAGCCTCTTGAACAACTTGAGATCTTTCAAAAAAGAATTCTTAAACAGATACTATCGCTGCCAACAAGATGTCCTGATCCAGCAGTCTACATACTCACAGGAATTCTTCCGGTTGAAGCCCAAATTCAGATTAAGACGCTAACTTTCTTTAAGAATATCTGCCATCAATCAGAAGAGAGTACCGAGAAAAAGCTTGCCAGGAGACAACTGACAGTCTGCAGTGAGGATAGTAATAGCTGGTTCATACACGTCAACAAGCTACTACGTCTATACGATCTCCGCGAAGCAAACACCTACTTGGCCAACCCAACAAAGAAAACTCAGTGGATCACATTGATAAAGAACGCTGTGATGAAATACTGGAGCATCAAAACTGTACAAATATCCGAACTTTACTTGGGCCTAAAGTACCTGAGCAGTCAAAACCTCATCAAGGGAAAACTTCACCCAATCCTCCAACACAAGAGTCACTCCGCTCTAGACAATAGCAGAATCCCTACCAGATTACGCCTTATTACTGGAACTTATGTACTTCAAACAAAAAGGATTCAATTCTACAGACAAGAAACAGACCCGACCTGCCTGCTTTGTGGGTTACATGAGGAAACGCTAGAACATTTTGTAATGCAATGCGAGAAGTTACAGTCCGTTAGAACGGTGATACTTGAAGAGGTGAATGACATATGGCAAAATGAGATGAATAACACAATAAGATTCCACGACTTGGACATTATAACGCAAATGCAATTGCTCCTCGACAATGCAAAACTCATCAACTTAAATAGACATAACTCAGCCAGCGTAGCCCGTATGGAAAACCATTCCAGAAACCTGTTCTTCAAGTTGCACATAAAGAGAAATATACTGTTAGACGAAAAGACTTAGAGGCACATCGTAGAAGATAAGCTAGCATGGAGAGGGGGTGGGGGGTAGTGTTACCATTGACTCTGGGTCCTAAAGCACCGGAATGCCTACATATTCATAGTGGACATACTTTTAGATTTTACCGTACATATACTTTTAtcacaatatacatgtagtaatttcGTATGAACGCTGAACTTTTAGATTTTTAAGagcaaacatttttaaaacatagaGCTTTTAATACGTATTTTAACCAGGCAAAGCCgctctctctctctatatatatatatattccgtaTGTGAGGACATTCTAGATTTTAGATTATAAACGATTAATAAGATGCcgtttttatatattaacacaAAAAACCCGTGTGGATAGACTTGTTTTAACATTGATAAAAATCGCCATGAACTTTTAATCATAATAcacatgaattttaaaatgttgggAGGTGTCGTTGCGGATTGCAAACATTAGCTTTAGTGATATtcatatatgtaaataatgtacaTAATGGTGGAAGGATGATCCAAAAAATTCATGGATATATGGGACCCACAGACACAGCACCAATGTAAATAATGAGCACCGCCACCCAAAGCACCTGTTCAACACACAGAAACTGTGTGGTTCTCCTTTGAAGGGGGTAAAGATACAGAGGTAAGGTAAGGATACCGAATTGTACATACATTAATAGGTAAATTGACGTGGCGTGGGgttatgtttaatttgtttaatggAAATCAACGCGATATAATCATATTAAagattataattgttttttttcaacgcAGCGTTATATGAAGGTCcaacttaaaaaatatcattatattaCGTCTAGAAAGAGGCAAAAATACATCCTTAAAATTAGAACTCATCCAGATATAGTCAGGTTTCCATATTAATCTAAGCACTATAGATTTTAATTAATGtgctaataaaataatcaaatggGTGCGGTTTAACGTCACGATACAGCACATGCAACACTATTCGAAGTACGAAAATCATAGTTATCATTTGACCTTTTCTTAgcttgtctttttttcttcagtatCATGATTTATTCTAGTTGACCGTAATGGAATATAAGTTGTGTCGTAGGTGATCAGTGATAAGTTGATAGGATAACATGGATAATGTGTTTAGCTTTAGAATTTGCCATTTGGTACGGGACTtcaagtctttagttttctgagGATTTCAgtattaaaattgtaatt includes these proteins:
- the LOC134688084 gene encoding uncharacterized protein LOC134688084, translated to MISDINCNVNFAAKGVDMNEPILPVSMPRGNGGVGIIWNTNINHFIRPLDDGSEKIQCIELENSVRRILVVSVYLPSNGSKNHQIEYQECIDELHEICQKYISTHHIVIGGDINEDLNAGKPTNQRKEYLKKFINETELKFDNIGNTFINSKGCECSEIDYFLHNITPDILGKGKSILKCQTNASDHYPISMSINWEHEKLDMNQKTRPKSKIKWDKVDKDLYKAITDKEALKLQEAIITDSLESQEVVERMNDILTTASQNSSGNKTIYQSRPKLKVWNSDIKNALKEKRFTYNEWQKGGRPNDPANPLTLKKKQGKKEFRKAVRIAVARQLEAEKESIMEARSNNMEVFHKLVQKNRRKGIEHIQDIHVNGATYSGDKVIEGFKEHFCTLSTLKEEAFSNPEYHSQVEMEISNICKLVDQETIRPVIENDVRKAISTINRNKSADYHNITIEHFIYAGDNILSALTQLINIIFSEGDTNNSENRTAFSCI